CATAGACAAGGGCGCGATCAGCGCGAGCTTCGAGAACGGCCTGCTGGAGATCACCGTTAAGGGCGGGGTGGACCGCCACGAGCCCGAGCGAATCCAGATCGATAGACGGACCGGCTAGCCGCGGCGGGATTGCTTCCCGCGGGACAGCTAGATAACCCGGTGTGCGGGTTTCTTCGGGATGTTGAAGCACGACGGAGAACCCCGCTACGCTTGGCCGTGATTAAGCCGGAGGTGTGGTCCTAGGAGGATAATGCGAGAAGAGGATTCACCCGCGATCAGGGGAACCGGCGGATGCCTCTGCGGTTCCGTTCGGTACGAGGTACGCGGACCGCTGCGTCCCGTGGTCGACTGTCACTGCACGCAGTGTCGTCGTACCAGCGGCCACTTCGCGGCGTTCACGGCCACACGCCCGCAGGGTTTGGTCCTGACGGGCTCGGTAGGACTACGCTGGTACCGATCTTCGCCGACGGCTCGACGGGGGTTCTGCGGAAATTGCGGATCCAGTCTGTTCTGGGAACCCGCTTCGGGCGAGCGGATTTCGATCGCGGCCGGCACATTGGATCTACCCACGGGGCTCGAGACGGTGGCCCACGTATTCGTCGAGGATTCCGGCGACTACTACACGATCAGCG
This DNA window, taken from Azospirillaceae bacterium, encodes the following:
- a CDS encoding GFA family protein; this encodes MREEDSPAIRGTGGCLCGSVRYEVRGPLRPVVDCHCTQCRRTSGHFAAFTATRPQGLVLTGSVGLRWYRSSPTARRGFCGNCGSSLFWEPASGERISIAAGTLDLPTGLETVAHVFVEDSGDYYTIS